One window from the genome of Nicotiana sylvestris chromosome 9, ASM39365v2, whole genome shotgun sequence encodes:
- the LOC104236161 gene encoding protein SLOW WALKER 1-like, giving the protein MAENQSIARTFPVKPKLKPTSANSTTPTPESKYWRSFKTPKDLQSQTLVSAITSLSFSPISPHDFAATHSATVSIFSGQTLEPKTTISSAFKDTVTSASFRSDGRLIAAGDLSGAVQVLDLKSRVPLRRLRGHTRPVRVVRYPRADKLHLFSGGDDAVVKYWDITTESKIYNLLGHKDYVRCGDASPVSDDMFVSGSYDHTVKVWDVRVLNSGSVMEFDHGKPVEDVIYLPSGGLVATAGGNSVKIWDVLGGGKLLYTMESHNKTVTSICVGKIGKESGEEAQQYRILSVSLDGYMKVFDYAKFKITHSMRFPNPLMSVGVSPDCSTRVIGASNGSLYIGRRKVKDSESLELGGFGGGFAPVEEPQRRVLRPSYFRYFQRGQNEKPSEWDYLIKKPKKIKVAEHDKLLKKFMHKEALVAALSGKNPENVVAVMEELVARKKLLRCVSNLETEELGLLLRFLQRYSTMPRFSRFLMGLTKKVIEMRTEDIKSSDELRGHIRNLKRDVEEEIRVQQTLQQIQGIVCPLLKIAARR; this is encoded by the coding sequence ATGGCAGAAAATCAGTCCATAGCAAGAACTTTCCCGGTGAAGCCCAAATTAAAACCCACTTCAGCAAATTCCACTACCCCAACCCCCGAATCCAAGTACTGGAGATCATTCAAAACCCCTAAAGATCTTCAATCCCAAACCCTAGTTTCTGCAATCACCTCCCTATCATTTTCCCCGATATCCCCTCACGATTTCGCCGCCACACATTCTGCCACTGTCTCCATTTTCTCCGGCCAAACTCTCGAACCCAAAACCACCATCTCCTCCGCCTTCAAAGATACAGTCACCTCCGCTTCATTCCGTTCCGATGGCCGTCTCATCGCTGCCGGTGACCTTTCAGGCGCCGTACAAGTTCTCGACCTTAAATCCCGTGTCCCCCTCCGTCGCCTTCGTGGCCATACCCGACCCGTTCGTGTTGTCCGTTACCCACGCGCCGATAAGCTCCACCTGTTCTCAGGTGGTGATGATGCTGTTGTTAAATATTGGGATATTACTACTGAATCCAAAATTTACAATCTTTTAGGGCATAAGGATTATGTGAGGTGTGGGGATGCTTCGCCGGTTAGTGATGATATGTTTGTTTCCGGTTCTTATGATCATACAGTGAAAGTTTGGGATGTTAGGGTTTTGAATTCGGGTTCCGTGATGGAGTTTGATCATGGGAAACCTGTTGAGGATGTGATTTATCTGCCATCTGGTGGGTTAGTTGCTACTGCTGGTGGGAATTCTGTGAAGATTTGGGATGTTCTTGGAGGTGGGAAGTTATTATATACAATGGAGAGTCATAACAAGACTGTAACTTCAATTTGTGTTGGTAAAATTGGGAAGGAGAGTGGTGAGGAGGCGCAACAATATAGAATCTTGAGTGTGTCTTTGGATGGATATATGAAGGTTTTTGATTATGCTAAGTTCAAGATTACTCATTCGATGAGGTTTCCTAATCCTCTAATGTCTGTTGGGGTTTCACCAGATTGTTCTACGAGGGTGATTGGGGCGTCGAATGGGTCTTTGTATATTGGGAGGAGAAAGGTGAAGGATAGTGAAAGTTTGGAACTTGGAGGTTTTGGTGGTGGTTTTGCTCCAGTGGAGGAGCCTCAGAGGCGGGTGTTGAGGCCATCTTATTTCAGGTATTTTCAGCGGGGGCAGAATGAGAAGCCATCCGAATGGGATTACTTGATTAAGAAGCCTAAGAAGATTAAGGTGGCGGAACATGATAAGTTGTTGAAGAAATTTATGCATAAGGAGGCTTTGGTAGCTGCTTTGAGTGGGAAGAACCCGGAAAATGTGGTTGCTGTTATGGAGGAGTTGGTTGCTAGGAAGAAGTTGTTGAGGTGTGTGTCAAACTTGGAAACTGAGGAACTTGGTTTGCTTCTGAGGTTTCTGCAGAGGTACTCGACCATGCCTAGATTTTCAAGGTTCTTGATGGGCTTGACAAAGAAAGTTATTGAGATGCGAACTGAAGATATTAAGTCTTCAGATGAACTGAGAGGTCACATTAGGAATCTTAAACGAGACGTTGAGGAGGAAATAAGAGTACAACAGACATTGCAACAGATACAGGGAATTGTATGTCCTCTGCTCAAGATTGCTGCAAGGAGATGA